From bacterium, the proteins below share one genomic window:
- a CDS encoding HDOD domain-containing protein encodes GGAIARRWNFPAPVTEAIERHHDYPLAAGSPILDAVVAANYVAKTIGVGLGAEGLNMKIDNSCLKRLGLDFEGFCRLCAKTAARMAELRKAYGLS; translated from the coding sequence GGCGGGGCGATCGCCCGCCGCTGGAACTTCCCGGCGCCGGTCACCGAGGCGATCGAGCGCCACCACGACTACCCGCTCGCGGCCGGCTCGCCGATCCTCGACGCCGTCGTCGCCGCCAACTACGTCGCCAAGACGATCGGCGTCGGGCTCGGCGCGGAGGGGCTGAACATGAAGATCGACAACAGCTGCCTCAAGCGGCTGGGACTCGACTTCGAGGGGTTCTGCCGGCTCTGCGCGAAGACCGCCGCGCGGATGGCCGAACTGCGCAAGGCCTACGGCCTGTCCTGA
- a CDS encoding YihY/virulence factor BrkB family protein, with translation MTRRQLRRRSRRARRRFAGWFAEVWALWRNVRGTHLSAALAYYALVSLFPLFGIVLAVMGELLGEDQARAELVAHAQDLLGEHGARPISQFLLEIRLFRTTVIGTTTTLVLLLWGAVLVFSHLKKSLNIIWGVAPRRHPVTHFIVERAAALALVVAVVVLILAAHALTAAFSALGRAAPELLPGPKRLVQIVDFAASFLIAGGLAAFAYKVLPDVRVPWRDALVGALWAALLLTASKTALAAYLSHFDVATVYGATVSLTIVMLAAFVYAQIVLIGAVLARVSGLRRAKLQDRP, from the coding sequence GCGCGCGCGACGCCGGTTCGCCGGCTGGTTCGCCGAGGTGTGGGCCCTGTGGCGCAACGTCCGGGGAACGCACCTCAGCGCCGCGCTGGCGTACTACGCGCTGGTCTCGCTCTTCCCCCTCTTCGGCATCGTCCTCGCCGTGATGGGCGAGCTGCTCGGCGAGGACCAGGCGCGGGCGGAGCTCGTCGCGCACGCCCAGGACCTGCTCGGCGAGCACGGCGCGCGCCCGATCAGCCAGTTTCTGCTGGAGATCCGCCTCTTCCGCACGACGGTGATCGGAACGACGACGACGCTGGTGCTGCTGCTCTGGGGCGCGGTCCTCGTCTTCTCGCACCTCAAGAAGAGCCTCAACATCATCTGGGGGGTCGCGCCGCGCCGGCATCCGGTGACGCACTTCATCGTCGAGCGGGCCGCGGCGCTGGCGCTGGTCGTCGCCGTCGTCGTGCTGATCCTCGCCGCCCACGCGCTGACCGCGGCCTTCTCCGCGCTCGGCCGCGCCGCCCCCGAACTGCTGCCCGGGCCGAAGAGGCTCGTCCAAATCGTGGACTTCGCGGCGTCGTTCCTGATCGCCGGCGGGCTCGCCGCATTCGCCTACAAGGTGCTCCCCGACGTGCGGGTGCCGTGGCGCGACGCCTTGGTCGGCGCGCTCTGGGCGGCGTTGCTGCTGACGGCGTCGAAGACGGCGCTGGCCGCCTACCTCTCCCACTTCGACGTGGCGACGGTCTACGGGGCGACGGTGTCGTTGACGATCGTCATGCTGGCGGCGTTCGTCTACGCGCAGATCGTCCTGATCGGCGCGGTCCTCGCGCGCGTCTCGGGGCTGCGGCGCGCCAAGCTTCAGGACAGGCCGTAG